One part of the Eucalyptus grandis isolate ANBG69807.140 chromosome 10, ASM1654582v1, whole genome shotgun sequence genome encodes these proteins:
- the LOC108955607 gene encoding L10-interacting MYB domain-containing protein-like — translation MASSTKENAYWTAEDVETFCKLCVEQINKGNRPATNKRDGWTIIINKFEELRGKKYDKTKMKSKWDNLKEEWKRWRTLVYSETGLGWDPRKKTIDASDEWWESKIQANPKVKVFRMKGIPPDLEVLLDRMFRDTVATGGITWNPAQGLCVDENVDATQPNIDDAIGSTDDNLECDVGKNIDEPIQTQARKRVAQTSTRETRGKKAKNLSPAQLLGSQINRLCSAVESRSANRSADVVASRAYEEFGPYKDLISMLDAISEIVQDEKLYFFAIKHFKDRVDNRRGLHELEYRCSEGEVSQV, via the exons ATGGCGagttcaacaaaagaaaatgcatattgGACAGCTGAAGACGTGGAAACATTTTGTAAGTTGTGTGTTGAACAAATCAATAAGGGTAATCGTCCAGCAACCAACAAGAGAGATGGATGGACTATTATAATTAATAAGTTCGAGGAGTTGAGGGGTAAAAAGTACGATAAAACTAAAATGAAAAGTAAGTGGGATAATCttaaggaagaatggaaaagatgGAGGACATTGGTTTATAGTGAAACGGGATTAGGATGGGatccaaggaagaaaaccatCGATGCGAGTGATGAATGGTGGGAGAGCAAAATCCAA GCCAATCCTAAGGTTAAGgtttttaggatgaaaggcataCCTCCTGATCTTGAAGTGTTGCTAGATAGAATGTTCAGGGATACGGTTGCTACTGGAGGAATCACTTGGAATCCTGCACAAGGTTTATGTGTTGATGAGAATGTTGATGCCACACAACCCAATATTGATGATGCGATAGGATCTACTGATGATAATCTAGAATGTGATGTGGGTAAAAATATTGATGAACCAATTCAAACTCAGGCTCGTAAAAGAGTAGCACAAACTTCAACGAGGGAAACTCGAGGAAAGAAAGCCAAGAATTTGAGCCCGGCACAATTGCTTGGAAGCCAAATTAACAGGCTTTGTTCTGCAGTTGAAAGTAGGAGTGCTAATAGGAGTGCTGATGTTGTTGCCTCTCGAGCATATGAGGAATTCGGTCCTTACAAGGACCTCATATCTATGTTGGATGCCATATCGGAGATTGTGCAAGATGAAAAGTTATACTTTTTTGCAATTAAACATTTTAAGGACAGGGTGGACAATAGGCGTGGTCTTCATGAGCTTGAGTACCGATGCTCTGAGGGTGAAGTATCTCAAGTTTGA